In the genome of bacterium, one region contains:
- the gatC gene encoding Asp-tRNA(Asn)/Glu-tRNA(Gln) amidotransferase subunit GatC, with the protein MSVSIQDVEHIAQLARLKLTESEKLEFQKDLNQILTYVEKINELDTSEVEPTSHVIALRNVFREDIMHPSPERQEMLKNAPEEHDGFFKVPSVLE; encoded by the coding sequence ATGTCGGTATCGATTCAAGATGTAGAACATATAGCGCAATTAGCACGATTGAAATTAACCGAATCAGAAAAACTTGAGTTTCAAAAAGATTTAAACCAGATTTTAACCTATGTCGAAAAAATAAACGAACTGGATACATCGGAAGTAGAACCAACCTCACATGTGATAGCGCTACGGAATGTTTTTCGCGAAGATATCATGCACCCATCTCCTGAAAGGCAAGAGATGTTGAAAAATGCACCTGAGGAACATGATGGATTTTTTAAAGTTCCATCAGTGCTGGAGTAG
- a CDS encoding tetratricopeptide repeat protein, protein MIFLYLCISTAVQADIIKLKSGSSLSGVIIAQDSTFIQFRTNVGVISLPLSSIVAIEKETPEANYIRAGDLAVEKGELDKATTQYALALQLNPNSTEANEKLKTISAKLDQLKWERLAPYFSDGEKMVQQGRFKEAIAFYQEIYAKNPNPVLMDAARKKLAQTYYQLGKYKLDHISKAEAISAFQKSIEYDRTNPEVYFSLGSVYLTLAQREQDAVEQFTYGLQLQPNNRSALWQRAEAYFRLGKFNESIADYKQVLSQETSDAVKQVLTKQIAAAYLELGRNAVTLNAFDTAVYYFSEALIYRPEFGLAYYELGAIQYKQNNFDSALSMLEKAVQLEPNRTEIHRLLGDTNVKLQRFAEAIKRYQRATELAPSDSAIWTSLADTYRYRGMYSDATKNYYKALELEPNYYPAHYGIAMTFEGMQKYDEAITHYRRATEIRPDEIQAHLALGTILYRQFKQYDLARKEFEIVLQANPQNPIAHFALGQINIAEGYYSNAIGNFQDALKYKPDYAEAYAEMGKAYRYKKNYEFAIEAYSKATAINPNLAEPYQGLGILYHQVYQDYPKALQNYEQFLKVGGRDPQVNSWIEEVKLTLKEKK, encoded by the coding sequence GTGATATTTCTATATCTATGCATCAGTACAGCGGTTCAAGCAGATATTATTAAACTTAAATCCGGCTCATCGCTATCTGGAGTAATTATTGCGCAAGATAGTACCTTTATCCAGTTTCGAACAAATGTCGGGGTTATCTCTTTACCACTAAGTTCTATTGTTGCTATCGAAAAGGAAACACCTGAAGCAAATTATATTCGCGCAGGAGATTTAGCGGTTGAAAAAGGTGAATTGGATAAGGCGACAACGCAATATGCCTTAGCGTTACAACTCAATCCAAATTCAACGGAAGCGAATGAAAAATTGAAAACTATCTCTGCGAAACTCGACCAACTCAAATGGGAACGCCTTGCACCCTACTTTAGCGATGGAGAAAAAATGGTTCAACAAGGGCGATTTAAAGAAGCGATCGCTTTTTATCAAGAGATTTATGCTAAGAATCCGAATCCGGTCTTAATGGACGCAGCACGGAAAAAACTTGCCCAGACCTACTATCAGCTCGGAAAATACAAACTTGACCATATCAGCAAAGCAGAAGCGATTTCTGCATTTCAGAAATCAATTGAATATGACCGGACTAATCCGGAAGTATATTTTTCATTAGGCAGTGTTTATCTTACTCTAGCCCAACGTGAACAAGATGCGGTTGAACAATTCACATACGGGCTGCAACTCCAGCCCAACAATCGGAGTGCGTTATGGCAACGAGCTGAAGCTTATTTTCGGCTCGGCAAATTTAACGAATCGATAGCAGATTATAAACAGGTATTAAGCCAGGAAACCAGCGATGCGGTTAAACAAGTTTTAACCAAACAAATTGCAGCTGCTTATCTCGAGCTTGGAAGAAATGCGGTCACACTCAATGCTTTCGATACCGCTGTCTATTATTTTAGTGAAGCGCTGATATATCGTCCGGAATTCGGTTTAGCATATTACGAACTTGGCGCGATTCAATATAAACAGAATAACTTTGACTCTGCCTTATCTATGCTAGAAAAAGCTGTACAGCTTGAACCGAATCGGACTGAAATTCATCGTCTACTGGGCGATACGAACGTTAAATTGCAACGATTTGCGGAAGCGATAAAACGATACCAGCGGGCGACAGAATTAGCGCCGAGTGATAGTGCAATCTGGACTTCGCTAGCAGATACATATCGCTATCGTGGAATGTATTCTGACGCCACCAAAAACTATTACAAAGCGCTCGAACTCGAACCGAACTATTATCCTGCTCACTATGGAATAGCAATGACATTTGAAGGGATGCAGAAGTATGATGAAGCGATAACGCATTATCGTCGGGCGACTGAGATTCGACCGGATGAAATTCAGGCGCATCTAGCGCTCGGGACAATTTTATATCGGCAGTTTAAACAATATGACCTCGCACGAAAAGAATTTGAAATTGTCCTTCAGGCAAATCCACAGAATCCAATTGCGCATTTTGCATTAGGACAAATTAACATTGCTGAAGGATATTATTCGAATGCGATTGGCAATTTTCAGGATGCATTAAAATATAAACCAGACTATGCCGAAGCATATGCGGAAATGGGAAAAGCGTATCGGTATAAGAAAAACTATGAATTTGCAATTGAAGCTTATAGTAAAGCGACGGCGATAAATCCAAATCTCGCTGAACCGTATCAAGGGTTAGGAATTCTTTACCATCAAGTATATCAGGATTATCCCAAAGCACTCCAAAACTATGAGCAATTTTTAAAAGTTGGCGGTCGTGATCCGCAAGTCAACTCTTGGATAGAAGAAGTCAAATTGACATTGAAAGAAAAGAAATAA
- a CDS encoding DUF2029 domain-containing protein, whose translation MQGVWESYSRIGIDFQYYYEFEKNIGRSDIWFVYPPFFWLLMIPWRLIPYPVAKNIWVSLNLIVLIFISWFSFQWIHSSKGGQQSVDNGQRRYGYNGTLYTAGFVFICIYYFYPLIVTLQTGQVNLMLLAILLVCLWLYIIGKKTVAAILLGIAVAIKWLPALLLVYFLLKKEKKFVVISTITIIILWLLPLPIFGLEKISRYFTATQHLATRVFSDYLFLNNTSLLAFWCDTSTRLSLPIWFGQGFYYSSIFIIISIWLYMTWQRRSHRETGRLIFEFVWTIATATFLLPFIELHHFTLTLPLYLVGLTLSVVNRSYIAFSILIISWILVNLGFQLGDVTTIGQSSYLYRYLSLFGVLIGWVAGLIIQVSIKDKIW comes from the coding sequence ATGCAAGGGGTTTGGGAATCATATTCCCGAATTGGCATCGATTTCCAATACTATTATGAATTCGAAAAAAATATTGGTCGTTCGGATATTTGGTTTGTCTACCCGCCTTTTTTCTGGTTGTTGATGATTCCCTGGCGATTAATCCCATATCCAGTTGCAAAAAATATTTGGGTAAGTTTGAATCTAATTGTGCTTATTTTCATTTCGTGGTTTTCATTTCAATGGATACATAGTTCAAAAGGCGGTCAGCAGTCTGTAGACAACGGTCAGAGACGATATGGTTATAACGGTACACTTTATACAGCGGGTTTCGTTTTTATCTGTATTTATTATTTTTATCCACTGATTGTAACCCTACAAACAGGGCAGGTAAATTTAATGTTGCTAGCGATTCTTTTAGTTTGTTTATGGTTATATATCATTGGTAAAAAAACTGTAGCCGCAATATTGTTAGGTATCGCTGTGGCTATCAAATGGTTACCAGCATTACTATTGGTTTATTTCCTTCTTAAAAAAGAAAAAAAGTTTGTTGTGATATCCACTATTACGATCATAATCTTATGGCTATTGCCGCTTCCAATCTTCGGTTTGGAAAAAATCAGCCGATATTTCACTGCTACCCAACACCTAGCTACTCGGGTTTTTTCAGACTATCTTTTTCTGAATAATACTTCGCTATTAGCATTCTGGTGTGATACCAGCACTCGGTTATCGTTGCCAATATGGTTCGGGCAAGGATTCTATTATAGTTCGATATTCATAATTATCAGCATCTGGTTGTATATGACTTGGCAGCGGCGTTCCCATCGAGAGACCGGTCGTTTGATATTTGAATTCGTGTGGACAATAGCAACTGCTACGTTTTTACTTCCTTTTATCGAATTACATCATTTTACGCTTACTTTACCGCTCTATCTCGTGGGACTTACACTATCAGTTGTAAACCGTTCCTACATTGCATTCAGCATATTAATCATTTCTTGGATTTTGGTGAACCTCGGATTCCAACTTGGAGATGTGACTACTATCGGGCAGTCGAGTTATCTCTATCGTTACCTAAGTCTATTTGGCGTATTAATCGGTTGGGTAGCCGGATTGATAATTCAAGTTTCAATTAAAGATAAAATATGGTAG
- a CDS encoding SIS domain-containing protein: MNARIKQRIQEGIEIKTLLLDDGIVNNIAQIITEIIATYHRGGKVILFGNGGSAADAQHIAAEFVGRFMKERKGLPAIALTVNTSIVTGVANDYGYEQVFVRQLEALATQQDLVIAISTSGNAANVNRAVEFAKSMGLKTVGLTGGTGGTLATLVDISVIIPTAITPRIQEAHITLGHIICELVEEELFK, from the coding sequence ATGAACGCAAGAATCAAACAACGAATTCAAGAAGGTATTGAGATTAAAACGTTATTGCTCGATGATGGGATTGTAAACAATATTGCACAGATTATAACGGAAATCATTGCAACTTATCATCGTGGAGGGAAAGTTATTTTATTTGGAAATGGCGGGAGTGCCGCCGATGCGCAGCATATTGCCGCGGAATTCGTCGGTCGGTTTATGAAAGAAAGAAAAGGTTTACCTGCAATTGCGTTAACCGTTAATACTTCTATTGTAACTGGAGTAGCCAATGATTATGGATACGAGCAAGTATTCGTTCGTCAACTTGAAGCGCTCGCAACCCAACAAGACCTGGTTATCGCCATCAGCACCAGTGGTAATGCAGCGAATGTAAATCGAGCGGTTGAATTTGCTAAATCTATGGGATTAAAAACTGTCGGATTAACCGGTGGTACCGGCGGAACCTTAGCAACGCTTGTTGATATTAGCGTGATTATACCAACCGCAATTACTCCACGAATTCAGGAAGCTCATATTACGCTAGGTCATATCATCTGTGAATTGGTCGAGGAAGAACTATTTAAATAG
- the rfaE2 gene encoding D-glycero-beta-D-manno-heptose 1-phosphate adenylyltransferase, translated as MNRDTRTKIIARENLKPIIVQLQQQGEKIVFTNGCFDIIHIGHVRLLQQARQLGDKLIVAINTDESVQELKGSTRPILGQQDRAEMLAALECVDYVTFFQETIPLATILLLRPDVLVKGGDYTLDEIVGYKEVLAYGGKVFTIPLVQGFSTTTLIEKIKRL; from the coding sequence ATGAACCGTGATACTCGCACAAAAATTATCGCGCGCGAAAATCTCAAACCGATTATTGTACAACTACAACAACAAGGGGAAAAAATCGTTTTTACTAACGGTTGTTTCGACATAATCCATATCGGTCATGTGCGGTTACTACAGCAAGCGCGGCAGCTAGGAGATAAACTTATCGTAGCTATTAACACGGATGAATCGGTGCAAGAATTGAAAGGGAGTACGCGGCCGATTCTCGGTCAACAGGATCGAGCCGAAATGCTTGCAGCGTTAGAATGTGTCGATTATGTAACGTTTTTTCAAGAAACGATTCCATTAGCTACCATACTTCTTTTACGGCCGGACGTATTAGTGAAAGGCGGAGATTATACGTTAGACGAAATCGTAGGGTATAAAGAAGTGTTAGCGTATGGTGGTAAGGTTTTCACCATTCCATTAGTTCAAGGGTTTTCGACAACAACACTCATTGAAAAAATTAAGCGATTGTAA
- a CDS encoding heavy metal translocating P-type ATPase: MENKTIQSIIIPVAGMTCAHCARSIEKFVSELPGVKSAVVNFANEQVAITYDASQTGLPQFIAAIREAGFDIAPETYSPEREFKRVKKKFIISAILTTIIMLGSMAHMISGLRAIPNQVINLVLFLLTTPVLFWAGSPFLRGFWSATKHKTADMNTLVTVGTVSAYLYSTIATFYSLFDVHPSHSAGSMHLSANIYFDTTATIITLILLGKLLESRAKRQTSSAIRKLTALQPKSARVIRNETEVDLPLDEILVGDIIIVRPGEKIPVDGIIIDGTSAVDESMLTGESIPVEKQVGDAVIGATINIHGVLKVRATKVGKETMLAQIVALVQQTQLQKPSIQRFADRVAGIFVPLVISIASITFLLWLLLGPKPSLGFALMNFVSVLIIACPCALGLATPTAVIVGTGKGAELGILIRNIDSLEKAQQIDTVVFDKTGTLTQGKLQVTDFVVNFGSTDANTTPSLQTPETDLLVLVASLENASEHPISDAIVTYAVKQGIKPVEVAEFKVDPGLGLSGIVNGRKILIGNKKFMELNEIKIFESSPDDGSSRFIKAIDDLSAQGKTIMVIAVDGKPAGIIAVADTLKPTAKEVIAQLESLRLTTILLTGDNQKTATAIANQLGMNRIIAEVLPQEKANEIKHLQQQGHIVAFVGDGINDAPALTQADIGLALSSGSDIAIESADITLITNDLKSVPIAIQLSRETMKTIKQNLFWAFIYNLIGIPIAAGVLYPFFGILLNPIYAAAAMAFSSVSVITNSLRLRKFRAQTPDPGI; encoded by the coding sequence ATGGAAAATAAAACAATACAATCGATTATTATTCCGGTTGCTGGTATGACCTGCGCACATTGCGCTCGGAGTATCGAGAAGTTCGTTTCCGAACTGCCCGGCGTAAAATCAGCGGTGGTAAATTTTGCTAACGAACAAGTAGCAATTACCTATGATGCGAGCCAAACCGGTCTGCCCCAATTCATTGCGGCAATTCGTGAAGCAGGATTTGATATCGCTCCCGAAACCTATTCCCCAGAACGAGAATTTAAGCGGGTGAAAAAAAAGTTTATTATCAGCGCCATTCTAACCACAATCATTATGCTCGGTAGTATGGCACATATGATATCTGGGCTTCGAGCGATTCCGAATCAGGTTATTAATCTGGTCTTATTCCTGCTCACCACGCCGGTTCTTTTCTGGGCAGGAAGCCCATTCCTTCGTGGATTCTGGTCAGCGACGAAACATAAAACCGCTGATATGAATACGCTAGTTACCGTTGGCACTGTTTCCGCTTATTTATATAGCACCATTGCAACTTTTTATTCGCTATTTGATGTTCACCCGAGCCATTCAGCTGGTTCGATGCACCTTAGCGCCAATATCTATTTTGATACTACTGCTACGATTATCACCCTGATTTTGCTTGGAAAACTTTTAGAATCGCGAGCGAAGCGTCAAACATCATCTGCGATTCGGAAACTAACCGCATTACAACCCAAATCCGCTCGTGTTATTCGCAACGAAACTGAAGTAGACCTTCCACTTGATGAAATTCTAGTTGGTGATATTATCATAGTTCGCCCAGGAGAAAAGATTCCTGTTGATGGAATTATCATTGATGGAACGTCCGCCGTAGATGAATCGATGCTAACGGGAGAAAGTATCCCAGTTGAAAAACAGGTTGGTGATGCGGTTATCGGCGCAACCATCAATATCCACGGGGTATTGAAAGTTCGTGCAACCAAGGTTGGAAAAGAAACAATGCTCGCACAAATCGTTGCTCTCGTTCAGCAAACGCAATTGCAGAAACCATCAATTCAACGTTTTGCGGATCGCGTTGCCGGGATTTTCGTTCCGTTGGTTATCAGCATTGCCAGCATAACGTTTCTGTTATGGTTATTATTGGGTCCGAAACCATCGTTAGGATTTGCGCTCATGAATTTTGTCTCAGTATTAATCATTGCCTGTCCTTGTGCACTGGGTTTAGCTACTCCAACAGCGGTTATCGTTGGAACCGGGAAAGGGGCGGAACTCGGCATTTTAATCCGCAATATTGATAGTTTGGAAAAAGCACAGCAGATTGATACCGTAGTTTTCGATAAAACCGGAACCCTTACCCAAGGGAAGTTACAGGTTACTGATTTTGTTGTAAATTTCGGTTCTACCGATGCGAATACGACACCATCCCTACAAACGCCGGAAACGGATTTGCTGGTTTTAGTCGCATCACTTGAGAATGCGTCCGAACATCCAATTAGCGATGCGATCGTTACATATGCTGTTAAACAGGGAATCAAACCGGTTGAAGTGGCAGAATTCAAGGTTGACCCTGGGTTGGGATTAAGTGGGATAGTGAACGGAAGAAAAATATTAATTGGAAATAAAAAATTTATGGAGTTAAATGAAATCAAGATTTTCGAGTCGAGTCCAGACGATGGTAGTTCCCGATTCATCAAGGCTATTGATGACTTATCAGCACAGGGGAAAACGATTATGGTTATTGCTGTTGATGGCAAACCAGCTGGAATCATAGCGGTGGCAGATACTCTTAAACCAACTGCGAAAGAGGTTATTGCACAACTGGAATCCCTCAGATTGACCACTATCCTGCTTACCGGAGACAATCAAAAAACTGCTACGGCAATCGCAAACCAACTCGGGATGAATCGGATTATTGCAGAAGTGCTTCCACAAGAAAAAGCAAACGAAATTAAACACTTACAACAGCAGGGACATATCGTTGCGTTTGTTGGCGATGGGATAAACGATGCACCGGCGTTAACTCAAGCGGATATCGGACTCGCACTTAGTTCCGGCTCTGATATCGCAATCGAATCTGCGGATATAACCCTGATTACAAATGACTTGAAAAGTGTTCCAATAGCTATACAGTTATCCCGAGAAACCATGAAAACGATTAAGCAAAATCTATTCTGGGCGTTTATCTACAATCTTATCGGAATCCCTATTGCCGCAGGGGTTCTCTACCCATTTTTCGGAATCCTACTCAACCCTATCTACGCAGCAGCAGCGATGGCGTTCTCCTCAGTATCAGTGATTACCAATTCGCTCCGTTTACGAAAATTTCGGGCTCAAACTCCAGACCCTGGAATTTGA
- a CDS encoding UvrD-helicase domain-containing protein has product MHNLLKDLNPQQREAVTYLEGPLLVLAGAGSGKTRVITYRIGYLIEQNIVRPAELLAVTFTNKAADEMKSRVAHLLGTDLPRMWISTFHSACVRILRRHIHLLGYTPEFSIYDTDDQLSLIRDCFDELGYDTKQLNPRAVLGEISRAKNKLIPPENFYDGKDDFFLNLVKNIYVKYQDHLKKNDAVDFDDLLSLTVQLFERFPEVLRRYQDQFRHILVDEYQDTNHAQYVLIKKLAEPQRQICVVGDDDQSIYGWRGADIRNILNFEKDYPEVKVIMLEQNYRSTPQILAAANRLISKNPRRHRKVLKTTRQSGAQPEFFYAPDELTESDWVCQQLLNWKNQGKRKWRQVAIFYRTHAQSRVLEDMLRRARIPYTIVSGIRFYERKEIKDIIAYLRLLINPADEIALERIINVPGRGIGNSTITRLKQFAAEKQISLYYVLEHIKDIPSLHSGVRSKIIHFVTLIESFRNAMDNLPVHDLVKTIIDRLDYFEYLKSFDPEDGESRIENVKELVSAVTEFELRSEDKTLAAFLNEVSLLTNMDIHTEATDAVQLMTLHSAKGLEFPLVFMIGMEENLFPCVRDEDHLEFTDEIEEERRLCYVGLTRAKEQVILTAASSRRQYGQIVYNPPSRFLVEINPEWQKKFYPLSKIAPSMAKYYSNTNWRYTYGFRKF; this is encoded by the coding sequence ATGCATAATTTACTGAAAGATTTAAATCCACAACAGCGAGAAGCGGTAACCTATCTAGAGGGTCCGCTATTAGTTCTCGCTGGCGCTGGAAGTGGGAAAACTCGCGTTATCACCTATCGAATCGGGTATCTCATTGAACAGAACATTGTTCGTCCGGCAGAATTGCTTGCGGTTACGTTTACGAACAAAGCAGCCGATGAAATGAAATCACGGGTTGCGCATCTACTAGGCACAGATTTACCGCGAATGTGGATTAGTACTTTTCACAGCGCTTGTGTTCGCATATTACGGCGGCATATTCATCTACTCGGTTATACTCCTGAATTTAGCATTTATGACACTGATGACCAATTATCACTCATCCGAGATTGTTTTGATGAACTCGGGTATGATACGAAACAACTCAATCCGCGAGCAGTACTCGGAGAGATTTCACGGGCAAAAAATAAACTGATTCCACCGGAAAATTTTTATGATGGGAAAGATGATTTTTTTCTCAACCTAGTTAAAAATATCTATGTGAAATATCAAGACCATCTCAAGAAAAACGATGCGGTCGATTTCGATGATTTACTGAGTTTAACCGTGCAATTGTTTGAACGGTTCCCCGAAGTGCTGCGTAGATATCAAGACCAATTTCGTCATATTTTAGTTGATGAATATCAAGATACCAATCACGCACAATATGTTTTGATAAAGAAACTAGCTGAACCACAACGGCAGATCTGTGTGGTTGGTGATGATGACCAGAGTATTTACGGGTGGCGTGGTGCAGATATTCGAAATATTCTTAATTTCGAAAAAGATTATCCAGAAGTTAAAGTAATTATGCTCGAGCAGAACTATCGGTCAACACCCCAAATACTTGCAGCAGCGAATCGGCTCATTAGCAAAAATCCACGGCGGCATAGGAAAGTATTAAAAACGACGCGCCAGTCCGGAGCACAACCTGAATTTTTCTACGCACCGGATGAACTCACCGAGTCTGATTGGGTTTGCCAGCAATTGCTAAACTGGAAAAACCAGGGGAAAAGGAAATGGCGTCAGGTAGCAATTTTTTATCGTACCCATGCCCAATCCCGTGTATTGGAAGATATGCTTCGCCGGGCTCGAATTCCCTATACCATCGTTAGTGGTATCCGATTCTATGAACGAAAAGAAATTAAGGATATTATCGCATATCTACGTCTCTTAATCAATCCAGCAGATGAAATCGCGTTAGAACGAATCATTAATGTTCCCGGTCGAGGGATTGGAAATAGCACGATTACCCGGTTGAAACAGTTCGCCGCAGAGAAGCAGATATCGCTGTATTACGTGTTAGAACATATCAAAGATATTCCCTCTCTTCATTCGGGAGTGAGAAGTAAAATTATTCATTTTGTTACACTTATTGAATCATTCCGCAATGCGATGGATAACCTACCAGTCCATGATTTGGTTAAAACCATTATTGACCGCCTCGATTATTTTGAGTATTTAAAATCATTCGATCCGGAAGATGGCGAATCACGGATTGAGAATGTGAAAGAATTAGTTTCTGCAGTAACCGAATTTGAGCTCCGTAGCGAAGATAAAACCTTAGCTGCGTTTCTCAATGAAGTTTCACTACTAACCAATATGGATATTCATACAGAAGCTACGGATGCGGTTCAATTGATGACACTGCATAGTGCTAAAGGACTTGAATTCCCGCTCGTGTTCATGATTGGAATGGAGGAGAATTTATTTCCCTGTGTTCGCGACGAAGACCATCTCGAGTTCACCGATGAAATTGAGGAAGAACGTCGGCTGTGTTATGTCGGGTTAACGCGCGCAAAAGAACAGGTGATATTAACCGCAGCAAGTTCACGTCGCCAGTATGGCCAGATTGTTTATAATCCTCCGTCTCGTTTTTTAGTTGAAATTAATCCCGAATGGCAAAAAAAGTTCTATCCACTATCCAAAATAGCACCTTCTATGGCAAAATATTATAGCAATACTAATTGGAGGTATACCTATGGTTTCCGAAAATTCTGA
- a CDS encoding DUF2029 domain-containing protein, with amino-acid sequence MQLPVRAPSTIIETLIQRKYLQILTIILVLVTGANFLYHGIIIPGTQLNMDFRVYYRWAELFRLDGWYLREIKTPEPHFYYPPFWGMVLHPLTFVSYDVAKLIWQCINVCLVAGFILLTFHWLNELHYEKVKQRWIQWFLIIVALAYAPVCDTIRGGQVNLLLLLLLSLSFYFYRKDRKWWSGVLLGIASMTKLVPILLIGYWFWKKEYQIIIVTILTISIATLFTLLLYGPETHLAYIKGSAIYSRYVLEHWDYQANVSFYSFLRELQLFGFLPKNLPAVLVHYLFAGVCCFLLLLVVTRQKPSWVQLGFEYCAALTLIPLILSYTEPHHFTWLLLGYIFAIIYAAEYTSLPAKGLLAVSWLLVNIGYAVDDLTSLGGSVIGMRHIHFLGIVFLYIALLLILAEFNRKKVKERIDESI; translated from the coding sequence ATGCAATTACCAGTACGAGCTCCTTCAACGATTATCGAAACGTTGATTCAAAGAAAATATCTCCAGATATTAACCATCATTTTGGTATTAGTAACCGGTGCAAACTTTCTCTATCACGGTATTATTATACCTGGAACTCAACTGAATATGGATTTCCGGGTATATTATCGTTGGGCGGAGTTGTTTAGACTTGACGGGTGGTATCTCCGTGAGATTAAAACTCCAGAACCACATTTTTATTATCCGCCGTTCTGGGGAATGGTGTTACATCCGTTAACCTTTGTTTCGTATGACGTCGCTAAACTAATTTGGCAATGTATCAATGTATGTTTAGTAGCAGGTTTTATTCTTCTGACATTCCATTGGTTGAACGAGTTACATTATGAGAAGGTCAAACAACGATGGATTCAGTGGTTCCTCATAATCGTGGCGTTAGCATATGCGCCAGTATGCGATACCATCCGAGGTGGCCAGGTAAATTTACTTCTCCTACTCCTATTAAGTTTATCGTTCTATTTCTATCGAAAGGATAGGAAATGGTGGAGCGGAGTTCTGCTCGGCATTGCGAGTATGACGAAATTAGTTCCGATTTTGCTCATCGGATATTGGTTCTGGAAAAAGGAATATCAGATTATTATTGTAACCATATTAACCATCAGCATTGCTACGCTTTTCACTTTGCTACTCTACGGACCGGAGACGCATCTCGCATATATTAAAGGAAGTGCGATCTATTCGCGATATGTACTTGAACATTGGGACTATCAAGCAAATGTATCGTTCTATTCATTCCTACGTGAATTGCAATTGTTCGGCTTTCTCCCGAAAAATTTACCAGCAGTATTGGTTCACTATCTATTCGCTGGCGTTTGTTGTTTTCTATTGCTCCTTGTTGTTACAAGACAGAAACCATCATGGGTTCAACTAGGATTTGAATATTGCGCAGCGTTAACGCTTATTCCATTAATCTTATCGTATACTGAACCGCATCATTTTACTTGGCTTTTACTTGGGTATATTTTTGCTATTATCTATGCAGCGGAGTATACCTCATTACCGGCAAAAGGATTATTGGCTGTTTCCTGGTTGCTGGTTAACATTGGGTATGCGGTAGATGATTTAACTTCACTCGGTGGTAGTGTTATTGGAATGCGACATATCCATTTTCTAGGAATAGTGTTCCTCTATATAGCACTACTCCTAATTCTCGCTGAATTCAATCGAAAAAAGGTAAAAGAGAGAATTGACGAATCAATTTGA